The genomic region CCCGGCTGCAAGAGGGGGCCGCAGACAGTGGTAAAAGGGAGCATGagttaaaaagtttggggaccactgcattagagagagagaaagagagaagccaTTTTTGGAATTTGACTCCAGTCCTGGGTTTgaatgccagcccctcccccggacATTGAGGGTCACGTGTGTGATTTTGCCTaggtggagcagagagagacaggagcCAAACTTTGAAATTCAGACCCAGGCCCAGGTTCAAATGCTGAAAGCCTCTATCCTCTCAGTCTGGTGGCTTTCATTTGGCAGTTGGACCCAGGTCTAACAGATACTAACATCTTCTCAGGACACCCTCCTCAAACCCGGTGCAGGAGCGACATTTGAATGGACCTGTTTGGTGAGCTCCTTGTGCGTAACCCTCTTTCTGTCCGTCTTGTGCATCCGTGATGGACTCGCCTTGCTGTCGAGGTGCCGGCTAACAGCTGCCAGCGTGGCCGACAAGCGTCGCAGTGATTACACTTGGCATCACCCTGACCTGTTCTGTTTCCTCAGGACTCCGAGCTCCATCCCGAAGATGCTGAAACCCGTCCGGAGCGGCCTGTTGGCGATCGTGGGCGTGCTGCTCTTTCACGCGGCCGGCGGCGTGAACAGCCAGTGCTGGCAGAGCAGCAGGTGTCGGGAGCTCAGCACGGAAGCTGGCCTTGTGGTGAGTGGCTCGGCCCCGGCCTCTCAGGGGGAACGTGAGGGAGGGACTCAGTCAGGCCTCTAAAATGGGACTCGGGTTCTGGGAAGAGAGTGGCAGAGGAACAAGATGCCGTGTCCTGCACTAAACCAGGTAGATGGAGGCACAATAGATATTTCCCATTTCTAACGTCTGAGCCACGCTCacaattaaatacattaaaaaaccaaaccactcCTTGGCATCTCTTTCTGGAAGCAAATCAGAAATCAGCTCTGGGAAAGTCCCGGTAAAacagctcccccacacccagccgtCTGACCACACAGGAAGGAGCATTTTCAGCGAAGGTGCAGGACTGGGAGTTGGGAGATTCCCAGGTTGGTCGCAGACCTTGGGCAGTTCACTTCATCGCCGTGGGCTTCAGTCGCGCAGCGGTAAAATGCGGGTGATTCTGTTCCCTTACCCTGCAGAGGTGCTGGGGATGCAGAGTCATGAAAGCTTGTAAAGTTCTTGGTGGCTGCAGCGATGCGGGCTGTGGGAGGACATAGGGAGAGTCCCTGCCGTCGCTCAGAGGTGGCCGTGGCCCTCCGTATGCCATAGAACTGCCGCACGGCAGCTCAGAGCAATATGTCCATCTATCCTTTAAGCCAGATCGCCGGCTAGTGTAAGTGGGCATagcagagccgcccagaggattcagggggcctggggtctttccttccgctccgggacccgccgccgaagtgccccgaagacccacagtgggggcccccccgccgccgaattaccgccgaagacccgggactttggcggcgggtcccacttcggcggtaattcggcggcggggggtccttccgccccagggcagaaggaccccccgccgccgaagacccggagcggaagaagctccaggggcctcggccccacgagagttttccagggcccctggagcgagtgaaggacccctgcggggcccgggacctggggcaaattgccccgcttgtccccccctctgggcggccctggggcatCGCGCCAGGGAAGGCACTCGAGCAATGCAGATTCCCAGCAGCGGAGAGGAGCTGGCCCTGTCACAGCAATCGGAATAACACGTGGGCACCTCCTGCAGTGAGGGGGTTTGCAAAGATTGCCGGGGAGTTTtccactccctgcctgctctcctgCGTTCTGCATTGCGCATACAGGGCGACAAAAAAGGCTTCGCCGTCTGCCTACCACCAGGTGAGGTGCTCTCCCTCGCTAGCTAGCTTTTAGGTTCCTAAGCTGCAGATGGCTCATTGGTAACTGAGTGCTCACATCGGAGCTAGAGATGGAAGAGACTGACTCCATCTGCTGGAAGGGCAGGATTTcatttctcccccactccccacggAGGAAGGGAGAGTTTCCTGGCACTAGATGTGCAAGGAGATGTCTGTTGAGCAGGCGAAGTGGACACTTCTCCAGGTTACAACCTCAGCCATTTGAAGGTTTGCCCCTTTGCCAAAAGCTGGTAAGAAAGGGGCTGGACTCACATCTAATGGCAGCGTGGGCTAGGAAGCTGGGACAGGGGTTAACCCCAGCTCTGGTACTGACTCCCCTCTTTGGCCTTGGgctagtcatttacaccagcacTGTCACACCAGGGTGCCAAAAGTTAGGTGCCTACGTCTGCTTTAGTTAGGCACCTGAGTACACTGCCTGACGCACAGAGCTGCTGAGCCGTCACAGCTCCCACTCAGCTCAGTAGGCGTAGGATACGGCGGGCTGCAGTCAACGACCTGAGTGAGGATGTTGGGATTTGACCTCTCGTTAACGAAGATCATTTTTGCACTAGCTGCTGGCTGTGGTGCTGTCCCCCTTTCGGGCCTTAATCACGGGCCACAACCACCCCAGGTCTCCTTCACCACCACCATGTTTGGTTGCATTCTTCCAACAGGCCCCAGCCTATAGCATTATTAACACATATCTACAGTCCACAGCCAGCTTCCCACGTGCTTCCAGGGACGGGAGCAGTCCTAGCAGCCGTCTGTCCTGCCTACCACTGTCTTCCTTCAGGCGCCCGCTGCTCCTGCACTTTCTTCTTGTCCCGCTACATAATCCCACCTGCTAGGCCCCAGTTAATATATCCTGATGGGTATTAGAGTGACAGGGCCTGCAGTTAGCTACTGATTCAACACACCTCCCTCTCTTTTCCCCGATGCTCTATTGTCTCTTGGGCTGAGCTCTTTCCAGCCCCTGGAAGGTCTTGTCTGCTTTCCAGCCCCAGAAAGAACAATCTGTGGGCGGAGGCCGTCTCCGCCCCTCCAGCCTCACACCACGGGCTGACCTTCCTCTGTACTCTGCCGTAGCTCCACTGGTTCGGTTCTCCTTTCACCCTCCACGACATTTTGTTCTGGCCCCTGTTTGGCCAAAGGCTCTTTCTCCTGTGGTCTGATCCTGGGGCTGCCTGAGGGATCCCTTCTCCAGCAGCTAAACCCGTACAGGTCTCGGTCACCAGCCTCTGCTCACCTCCATTTCCTCTTCCTTCTCTAACcagctctctctctgctccagactCTTTTTCCTCTTGCCGACCTTCCCGGCTTGTATCTTCCTAGCTAGgttcttctcttttctttttgatCAGCCCCTTCTTCGGTCTCTTGTTTCACACCCCATAACCAAGTCTATGGTCTCCAGGAGTTTCCTCCTTCCATCAAAATGAAGGGTTTCCAGTCAGTTCCCAAAACGAACCTTCACCATCCCCACCTGTTTCTATTTAAACCTTCCCTTGACCTCGACGGTGATTTTCGCTAAGGGGCAGTGTTTCCTTTCCTCACTTATGCATTCCAGTTTCAATCCCCTCCCAGGCAGcatcataaaaacataagaacataagaaaggccgtaccgggtcagaccaaaggtccacctagcccagtatctgtctaccgacagtggccaatgccaggtgcccctgagggagtgaacctaacaggcaatgatcaagtgatctctctcctgccatccatctccatcctctgacgaacagaggctagggacactattcttacccatcctggctaatagccatttatggacttagccaccatgaatttatccagtccccttttaaacattgttatagtcctagccttcacaacctcctcaggtaaggagttccacaagttgactgtgcgctgcgtgaagaagaacttccttttatttgttttaaacctgctgcctattaatttcatttggtgacccctagttcttgtattatgggaataagtaaataacttttccttatccactttctcaacatcactcatgattttatatacctctatcatgtccccccttagtctcctcttttccaaactgaagagtcctagcgtctttaatctttcctcatatgggaccctctctaaacccctaatcattttagttgctcttttctgaaccttttctagtgctagaatatcttttttgaggtgaggagaccacatctgtacacagtattcgagatgtgggcgtaccatggatttatataagggcaataatatattctcagtcttattctctatcccctttttaatgattcctaacagcctgtttgcttttttgacctcctctgcacactgcgtggacgtcttcagagaactatccacgataactccaagatctttttccaaTGGGGTTTCACCAGATCTACCTGGACAAGCGAAAACTCTGGCTGCCGAATCCATTAACCCCTTCACCCACTTCCTGATGACTTTGACCCTACAGGTAGACACTCGTTTTCCTCTGGGCACCCCAGTCCACCCGCAGAATTCTGCCACCCTGCAGTCCATATGCCGACAGTCTCTTTATATGTCCTGAGTGCCCGCATCAGTAACAAACTACCTCTCCTGCTGGCGGAGGAGGAGGACCCCTTAGACTCTTCCTgccttttttctctcccttttcctgCCTGGGCAACAACAGtctccttccccatctcctgTCCCCTCAGGGGACAGACTGTTCTCCTGGTACATCAGCCTCTAAGAACTCTTCGGCGAGCGTCACTGCACTGGCCAAAGTCAAGGGTCAGCGCCAGCACATGCAGACACCTGCCACCTTGGGAAGACTGCAAAAACTGCTCTAAAACCACCATCTCCAGCCTTTCCTCCAGCCCCTGGCATTCCAGACTCAGCCTTGCAGCCTAGTAAGCCAGTCTGTGTGTGGAAGCTCCAATTCGCAGCCCTAAATCTCTGCCGGTATCCCTCCCACAACAGACCCAGCCTATCAGTGATGCTGCCTTACTGTATCATAGTCCCTGGAGTGTTCTTCGTGTTGGGGCTTGTGGGTTGCTTGTACTTTGCCTGGCCGGGAAGAAGCCACTCGCAAAGCCCACGATGCCTTATCCCAGCCATAACCTCCAGCTCAACAGTTCAGAGAAAGGCCCCTGGGCCGTCTGCCAGAGCCATTTTTCACAGTCCGATTCCCTGGGCTCTGTTTTCCCCCTGGTCACAGGACTCTCAGGCACTGCAGCATCTGATGCTGTGGTGCCGTCTGCTCCGTAATAAATTCCTGCAGAGCTGCCTGTTGCTCTGCCGGCCACACCCTCCTGGACTGCTGCTCAGCTTGCTGGGATCGTTGAAGGAGCTGCCTGGACCGTGGCAGCTCCTGTCGTTGTTCTTCCATTTCCCCCCGGACAACCCACCCTCGCGCCGGCTCCCTTTTTGGCTTCCCACACAGACACGggacattgatcccaggcaacCTGCCAAAGTGTCACGGGGTCACTCCCTGAGAGTCCTGTCAGGTCTTAATCCCAGACTACAAGCGCTCCAGGTCTCCTGCACCACCGCCATGTTTCATTGTACTCTGCCAGCAGGCCACAGCCTTATTTACATCTCTACAGTCCACAGCCAGTATCCCCACGTGCTTCCAGGGAAGGGTACAGTACCGGCAGCAGCCCGTTCGGCCTACCTCCGTCTTCCTCCAGGCTCCCTCCTCTCCAGCACTTCCTTCCTGTCAGTCTATATAATCGCACCCGCTGGGGTTGCTTTCCCTTCAATTAGCCCTTCAGCTGTAGCTCGTCTCAGTTAATGGACACCCTCTATCAACGACCTGCCTTCCAGTTAGGCCCCAGGTAATATAGCCTGGTGGGTATTAGAGTGACAGGGTGCAGAAAGCTCCTGACCCGGCACACCCTGTTACAAGTGATGAAACTAGGGAATACCATGGTTGGGTTGGCCATTTCCATCAGTGTTTGAGAGCTTCAGTGTCCCGTGCTACCGTGGGAGCTGGGTTATGAACTCCTGAAGGCAGAGTTTATAGTTAAAATCTGAATCAATCTTTACTTAACAGAACCACGGGGCCAACCCCAACCCTCCCACATGCACGGCGCCTGTTGCCAGCAGTGGGAATTGTGCACACGTGACTCAGGACAGACGCTGGGTCCTAACTGATAGGAGGTCCTATTAGCCCTGGATCTTCTAGTACAGCCAGCTGCAGGAAGGATGCTGCAGCAGCCTATTTAAGACCACATGTTCCTTAGCCCCAGCTCCACCTCAGCTAACCCTTTGCTTGTTTGCTCCATCACTTGCAACCAAGCCCTCCCCAGAGGCCAGAGCATCTTATAACCATTGTGCCACTTCCTGTGGCAGGGCAACCCTTGCAGAGTCAAGGAAAGAGGAGCGGGCTTGCGAGTTTCTCTCCCTGGCCAAATGCGAGCAAGCCGCCCAGCTCTCTCCCCTTCAGGGGTCTACTTTATACCACGCAAAGCACGGCCGGGCAGTTAGCACCTCAGACTGGGAGTTAAGAGATGTGGCTTCTATGCCCAGCTCTTCTAAGGACTCCCTGTGTGATCGTGGGCAAGTCAccgcccctctctgtgccccagtttccccttctgtaaaatgaaaataaaagtacACACCTGCCTCCCAAGGGGAGACTgaatggccagatcctcagctggcgtaaatcagcaTGGGTCCCTTGGTTTCAGCAGAGCAATAGCAATtccacaccagctgaggacccgGCTCACTTTCTGTAGAGCGTTTTAGACCCTGAGAGGGGCTTGCAGAGTATTAGTGCCATTAATAACCAGAGCTGTGCCGACACTGAGAACACTTCTAGGTACTGTTACTCACAGAGAGAAATAGAAAGGCCCATAGGTCACCTCCATGCCTGGACATTATATGACATGAGCCCCACATCGCAAATGTGTGTCTACTTGAAGCATTTCCTTTCTCCTCACCCAGGAGTGCATCAAAGCCTGCAAGCTGGACCTGTCTGCAGAGTCACCTGTGTACCCAGGTAATGGCCACCTGCAGCCTCTGTCTGAGAACATCCGGAAGTACGTCATGAGCCACTTCCGCTGGAACAAGTTCGGCAGGAAGAACAGCAGCAGCGTCGCTGGCCACAAGCGAGAAGAGATCCCCAGCAATCTCCTTTTTGGCTTCTTCCCTGATGCTTCCCCAGCTCAAAGAGGAGACAAAGAAGAAGAAGGAGCTGCCCTCGAAAGGCAAGACAGCAAACGATCCTACTCAATGGAGCATTTCCGATGGGGGAAGCCAGTAGGCAGGAAGAGGAGACCCATCAAGGTCTATCCCAATGGGGTGGAAGAGGAGTCCGCTGAGAGCTATCCACTGGAGTTCAGAAGAGACCTCTCTAAGGACCTGGACTACCCCGAGTTCGAGTCTCTGGAAAGCCCAGAGAGCGAGGAAGAGATGGTctcagaggaggaagagaaaaaagATGGAGGGTCCTACAAGATGCACCATTTCCGATGGAACACCCCACCCAAAGACAAGCGATACGGGGGCTTCATGACATCGGAGAACAGCCAGACTCCTTTAATGACTCTTTTTAAGAATGCCATCATAAAAAATGCCTATAAGAAAGGCCAGTAAGGTGAGGGAAGGAGTGGAGGGTGGGGATGTAACTTGCAAACAGATCCCCCAGGAGATCCAAGTTAGCTTCAAGATCCCACTGGCATGTGTTTCACTTAGATACAGTTACAATGATCACTTATtatgttgttattaattattaattattattattattattattaagcagtTTGCTATTAGGAAATGATTTCATGTTCTTATTCTGACTTTGAATGTGCACAGATTAAAAATCAATCCATTGAAATAAAAACATCTGTACTGTACATATGAGGAAAGAGATGCTTTGATGAGTGCATATCTAGTTTTGCCCTGCCAGATTATTTTCATATTTGAAACAAGCTGTACAATACTGTAAATGATGGATTCAAATAATAATACAGTTTTGCAAGCTAAGCAGGTCTCTGCAGTGTCTCTGGCTCTGTCTGGCATGAACTGCTTTCTTTGGCAAAGGTTCGCGTGCGTTTCAAGTAGACGAGACAAGCTACAGCCTGAAAGTCAACACTCAGAAGCCAATAGACAGGACTAGTGAATGTATTAAATCCTTTGCAACGTAAGAACAGTGAATGGGGACAGAGTGGGCAGGCACTGTGCTAATTTCCAGCACATCTCACAAACATCAGTCCAGACTTGCAACAAATCCTTTGATGTTCTAGTCCTGGGTttcccactcccagctctgccagtgcacctgaaTCATGATCTCCTGAGAACTCGTGGAGGgtgggagagatcccagaggactggaaaagggcaaatatagtacctagctataaaagaggagactaaggacaacccagggaattacagatcagtcagcttcactttggtacccagaaagataatggagcaaataataaaacaaattgtAAACAACTAAAGATAATGCGGTGATAAGTCACCATGGATTtgacaagaacaaatcatgtcaaaccaacctagtattcttctttgacagggtaacaggaCTTGTGGATAGGAGGAAAGCAGTAGATATATCTGGACTTTAGTAAGACTGTTGATAATGTCTCACATGTccttctcataaacaagctagggaaatatagcctagatgaacctaccATAAGGTTGTactcagaaagtagttatcaatggttcacaggtcaagctggaagggtaaatcaagtggggtcccacagggatctgtcctgggtccaggtCTATACAATATCATTGATCTAGCTAGAATCAGGTCAAACCTAgggaaggacataaatccacaccgtgtagaggccaagcataggagtttattacacacagcgctggcagagtgtcacctggcttattaggctcagagacactgccaatcagttgattacaatagaatatatagattttccatgggcgggggaagtgacggggtaggcagtgccacaccccgggataggatttgcagcaagacaagatagcacattagccaatggttaaaaggttacataatgtctccacccatggtctcaagttagcaagttaacatttaattaatacttcgataaaatgttattagtataaaatatatatgttgaattctgat from Mauremys mutica isolate MM-2020 ecotype Southern chromosome 3, ASM2049712v1, whole genome shotgun sequence harbors:
- the POMC gene encoding pro-opiomelanocortin, which codes for MLKPVRSGLLAIVGVLLFHAAGGVNSQCWQSSRCRELSTEAGLVECIKACKLDLSAESPVYPGNGHLQPLSENIRKYVMSHFRWNKFGRKNSSSVAGHKREEIPSNLLFGFFPDASPAQRGDKEEEGAALERQDSKRSYSMEHFRWGKPVGRKRRPIKVYPNGVEEESAESYPLEFRRDLSKDLDYPEFESLESPESEEEMVSEEEEKKDGGSYKMHHFRWNTPPKDKRYGGFMTSENSQTPLMTLFKNAIIKNAYKKGQ